A region from the Anoplolepis gracilipes chromosome 2, ASM4749672v1, whole genome shotgun sequence genome encodes:
- the Nd-b17 gene encoding uncharacterized protein Nd-b17 yields MSRVPDLPDTSALKGGGERPMSIVRRMGRERDRMLGMTDEERAWRKKWLDAQKLAPEEPVVPEGYYKEMYNPIRRFYSAPMNKVQNMLEPVLGHTGAYVTRNIISKSVMSIVAIYCIYYHLKYNKMQWTRQSGWKITESRPQMFPDTKNLDVLYRTKGNQFYVNGFDKSPI; encoded by the exons atgtcgCG AGTACCAGATCTTCCAGATACTTCAGCCTTGAAGGGAGGAGGAGAGAGGCCAATGAGCATAGTTCGTCGTATGGGCCGTGAAAGAGACCGGATGCTGGGAATGACAGATGAAGAGCGTGCCTGGAGAAAGAAATGGTTAGACGCACAAAAGCTTGCTCCAGAGGAGCCTGTAGTACCAGAGGGTTATTACAAGGAGATGTACAATCCGATCAGGAGATTTTACAGTGCACCTATGAATAAAGTTCAAAATATGCTGGAGCCAGTTTTG GGCCATACAGGTGCATATGTAACGCGAAACATTATATCCAAAAGTGTGATGAGTATTGTTGCAATCTATTGCATCTATTATCATCtgaagtataataaaatg CAATGGACAAGACAAAGTGGATGGAAAATTACTGAATCCAGACCTCAGATGTTTCCTGATACCAAAAATCTGGACGTTTTATATCGAACGAAGGGTAATCAATTTTATGTGAATGGTTTCGACAAATCTCCGATATAA
- the Rrp42 gene encoding exosome complex exonuclease RRP42 produces MAETPLGLGEKTFILHGVDLDLRNDGRSKYQYRSIEIETRLMPHAHGSARLRIGNITDVLVGVKLEIDTPHAEKPDEGKLDFFVDCSANATPAFEGKGGDDLATEISNVLSMAYQTPDVFDLRQLCIIPHKKCWKMYVDILILQCGGNLFDAVGAAVKAALYNTEIPKVIAATLDGGEPDIQVSDDPYDCIKLDITTYPSIVTVCKIGDNFVIDPTLEEESCSAVSLVMSVMPNGKVTSVVKLGYGSLLPNTLIKMLEVGKGIGLKLNEALGKELEEEEKLGRTKPLCGFLR; encoded by the exons ATGGCTGAGACTCCTTTGGGTTTGGGGGAGAAGACATTTATTCTTCATGGAGTCGAT cTTGATTTGAGAAATGATGGTCGATCTAAGTACCAGTATCGTTCCATTGAAATTGAAACTAGACTGATGCCGCATGCACATGGATCAGCGAGACTTCGCATTGGCAATATTACAGATGTATTAGTTGGTGTGAAACTGGAAATCGACACACCACATGCCGAGAAACCGGACGAAGGCAAATTGGACTTTTTTGTAGACTG TTCTGCTAATGCTACACCAGCATTTGAAGGCAAAGGTGGAGACGATTTAGCGACTGAGATAAGCAATGTTCTTTCCATGGCTTATCAGACACCAGATGTGTTTGATTTAAGACAGTTATGTATAATACCTCATAAGAAATGTTGGAAAATGTACGTCGACATTTTG ATCCTTCAATGTGGTGGAAATCTGTTTGACGCTGTCGGTGCCGCTGTGAAAGCAGCATTGTACAATACTGAAATTCCAAAGGTAATTGCAGCAACACTTGATGGCGGTGAACCAGATATTCAAGTCTCGGACGATCCTTATGATTGTATCAAACTTGATATTACGACGTACCCATCAATAGTAACAGTATGCAAG ATCGGTGACAACTTTGTGATAGATCCAACATTAGAAGAGGAATCGTGCAGTGCAGTTAGTCTTGTTATGTCCGTGATGCCGAATGGCAAAGTGACGTCTGTGGTCAAATTAGGATATGGTAGTCTGTTGCCCAACACTTTAATTAAGATGTTAGAG GTAGGAAAAGGGATCGGTCTTAAATTGAACGAAGCTCTTGGGAAAGAAttagaggaagaagaaaagcTCGGCCGAACAAAACCTCTATGTGGCTTTCTTAGATAA